One genomic segment of Natrialbaceae archaeon AArc-T1-2 includes these proteins:
- a CDS encoding metal-dependent hydrolase translates to MWPWEHAIVGYLAYSVFSHLYYRSSPTALETVVVVIASVLPDVIDKPLAWEFGVFESGYALGHSIFVAVPLAIVVGAIAHSRGRQRVGVAFGIGYLLHPPADVLDGYARGGEVHLDVMLWPVAPVESAGKHTGFVAEFWRLFGQYHHQLLAGELSTYLWLQFGLAGGAFLLWLADGAPVLRELGLGIGRCVAAIGGDNEPGAPSRNRNE, encoded by the coding sequence ATGTGGCCGTGGGAACACGCGATCGTCGGCTATCTCGCGTACTCGGTGTTCAGTCACCTCTACTACCGATCGTCGCCGACCGCCCTCGAGACGGTCGTGGTCGTGATCGCCTCGGTGCTGCCGGACGTAATCGACAAGCCACTGGCCTGGGAGTTTGGCGTCTTCGAGTCGGGATACGCACTGGGGCACTCGATCTTCGTTGCGGTACCGCTTGCGATCGTCGTCGGGGCGATCGCACACTCGAGGGGACGACAGAGGGTAGGCGTCGCGTTCGGCATCGGCTACCTCCTTCATCCGCCGGCCGACGTGCTCGACGGCTACGCTCGGGGCGGCGAGGTCCATCTCGACGTGATGCTCTGGCCGGTCGCGCCGGTCGAGTCGGCGGGCAAACACACCGGCTTCGTCGCGGAGTTCTGGCGACTGTTCGGACAGTATCACCACCAGCTGCTCGCAGGCGAGCTCTCGACGTATCTGTGGCTGCAGTTCGGACTCGCGGGAGGGGCGTTCCTGCTGTGGCTCGCCGACGGCGCGCCGGTCCTTCGGGAGCTGGGTCTCGGTATCGGGCGGTGCGTCGCCGCTATAGGCGGCGACAACGAACCGGGTGCCCCCTCCAGAAACCGAAACGAGTGA
- a CDS encoding PAS domain-containing sensor histidine kinase, producing the protein MVDRITDAFFALDTDWRFTYLNERAEGLFKRSCGELIGRVMWDAFPETVETQFPDGFHHAMDQQVAVSFEVYHTPLETWFEARAYPSETGLSVYMRDVTERKERETKLAQHDAVIEALHDGVVTLDSHTRIVSINDAVEETLDLDRETVVGDHLETVLEAAAVDDSDAVAIGTAINEVDVGNATRRRIEIEFTDAAGTDRVGEVRLVPIDQGDGNIAAVVRDVTDQYEYERVVDSLHEVTRWLLRSDDPEEICAIAVHSGSDLLGLPISGVWLLDDEYGYLDPVAGTAGAHETFTGLPRFQTGEGLVWDVYDSGELERFDDLREVDGLYNEATPLRSEIIAPIGTHGVFMTGSFEPDAFDDTDVDLVSTLVENVRAALDRADRERVLRDRTERLERQTERLEAVADVLSNDLKRQLEAVETALEDDAPAEWEFPLADDTVESTLDRTERLVDDIREFARNATAVGRRSRLDLETAIDAAVAASRLESPSVVVDDRATIRADAERFAHLLERVFDDAADRSTGDVTVRVGLFLEDGDDGSRGFYLHDDASEIPAAAHEDVLEPTHDGEVAGVGVGLGLGLGLGLAVARAIAEAHGWSVSISSGDDGGTVFEVRDVTTLEPADDRP; encoded by the coding sequence ATGGTCGACCGCATTACGGACGCCTTCTTCGCTCTCGACACCGACTGGCGGTTCACGTATCTCAACGAGCGCGCCGAAGGTCTGTTCAAACGCAGCTGTGGGGAGTTGATCGGCCGCGTGATGTGGGATGCGTTTCCCGAGACGGTCGAAACGCAGTTTCCCGACGGCTTTCATCACGCGATGGACCAGCAGGTCGCCGTCTCCTTCGAGGTCTATCACACACCGCTCGAGACGTGGTTCGAGGCCCGTGCCTATCCCTCGGAGACCGGGCTGTCGGTCTATATGCGCGACGTGACCGAACGCAAGGAGCGAGAGACGAAACTCGCCCAGCACGACGCCGTCATCGAGGCCCTTCACGACGGCGTCGTGACGCTCGATTCTCACACCCGGATCGTCTCGATCAACGACGCCGTCGAAGAGACGCTCGACCTCGACCGTGAGACCGTCGTCGGCGACCACCTCGAGACCGTACTCGAGGCGGCCGCGGTCGACGACAGCGACGCGGTCGCGATCGGCACGGCGATCAACGAGGTTGACGTCGGGAACGCCACCCGTCGCCGGATCGAGATCGAGTTTACGGATGCAGCCGGCACCGACCGGGTCGGCGAGGTCCGGCTCGTCCCGATCGACCAGGGAGATGGGAACATCGCCGCCGTCGTCAGGGACGTCACCGATCAGTACGAGTACGAACGCGTCGTCGACTCGTTACACGAGGTTACCCGGTGGCTGCTCCGGTCGGACGATCCCGAGGAGATCTGTGCGATCGCCGTCCACTCCGGCAGCGACCTGCTCGGGCTCCCGATAAGCGGCGTCTGGCTGCTCGACGACGAGTACGGCTATCTCGATCCCGTCGCCGGCACGGCAGGTGCTCACGAGACGTTCACCGGTCTTCCGCGGTTTCAGACGGGCGAAGGACTCGTCTGGGACGTCTACGACAGCGGCGAACTCGAGCGCTTCGACGACCTCCGCGAGGTCGACGGGCTGTACAACGAGGCGACGCCGCTTCGCTCCGAGATCATCGCACCGATCGGAACCCACGGCGTCTTCATGACCGGTTCGTTCGAGCCCGACGCGTTCGACGACACCGACGTCGACCTCGTCTCGACGCTCGTCGAGAACGTCCGTGCGGCACTGGACCGGGCCGACCGCGAGCGCGTGCTCCGAGACCGCACCGAACGTCTCGAGCGTCAGACCGAGCGGCTCGAGGCCGTCGCCGACGTGCTCTCGAACGATCTCAAACGCCAACTCGAGGCCGTCGAGACGGCGCTCGAAGACGACGCACCCGCCGAGTGGGAGTTCCCACTCGCCGACGATACCGTCGAGTCGACGCTCGACCGGACCGAACGGCTCGTCGACGACATCCGCGAGTTCGCCCGTAACGCCACCGCCGTCGGCCGTCGCTCCCGGCTCGACCTCGAGACGGCGATCGACGCCGCCGTCGCCGCCTCGAGACTCGAGAGTCCCTCCGTCGTCGTCGACGACCGTGCGACGATCCGGGCCGACGCCGAACGGTTCGCACACCTCCTCGAGCGGGTCTTCGACGACGCCGCCGACCGCTCGACCGGCGACGTCACCGTCCGGGTCGGTCTCTTTCTCGAGGACGGAGACGACGGCTCGCGGGGCTTTTACCTGCACGACGACGCTTCCGAGATTCCGGCGGCCGCCCACGAAGACGTACTCGAGCCCACACACGATGGCGAGGTCGCCGGGGTCGGGGTCGGGCTCGGGCTCGGGCTCGGGCTCGGGCTCGCGGTCGCACGGGCCATCGCCGAGGCCCACGGCTGGTCGGTGTCGATCTCGAGCGGCGACGACGGTGGAACGGTCTTCGAGGTCAGGGACGTAACGACGCTCGAGCCAGCCGATGACCGACCGTAG
- a CDS encoding YeeE/YedE family protein, with the protein MHRHHPLFMPLILLGGVIFGFGLAYSHMARPEVVLDFLQFADFGLLFVMFGAAAVTGVTFALVPRLRGRAPLTGDEYRRRLKSFDRNVLIGGAIFGAGWGLSGICPGAAYASLGIGNVTILWALAGMFAGAYLQGVWRSHRTGSETTPVSAD; encoded by the coding sequence ATGCATCGACATCACCCGCTTTTCATGCCGTTGATCCTGCTTGGCGGCGTGATCTTCGGCTTCGGGCTCGCCTACAGCCACATGGCCCGTCCCGAGGTCGTGTTGGATTTCCTCCAGTTTGCCGACTTCGGGCTATTGTTCGTGATGTTCGGTGCGGCGGCCGTCACCGGCGTCACGTTCGCGCTCGTCCCGCGGTTGCGCGGTCGCGCGCCGCTGACCGGCGACGAGTACCGTCGCCGGCTCAAGTCCTTCGACCGGAACGTCCTGATCGGTGGTGCGATCTTCGGCGCTGGCTGGGGCCTGTCGGGTATCTGTCCCGGTGCGGCCTACGCCAGCCTCGGGATCGGGAACGTTACCATCCTCTGGGCGCTCGCCGGTATGTTCGCCGGCGCGTACCTCCAGGGCGTCTGGCGGAGCCACCGTACCGGCTCCGAGACCACGCCGGTCAGCGCTGACTGA
- a CDS encoding CDP-alcohol phosphatidyltransferase family protein codes for MTLDKLRPYVSNVLDPFVTGFDRMGMTPNGVSVLAFGMAVAAAVTFYLGGTTDRIWYVVAAALVFLNGWLDVVDGALAREQNVASAGGDLLDHVLDRYADIVVVGGLAAGVGDYLLGFAAVTGVVMTSYLGTQAEAVGLERVYGGVVGRADRLAIIGVVAVFAYPLSGTYAGFTLVGWLLVFLAVVGHLTAVQRFYYAWRALE; via the coding sequence ATGACACTCGACAAACTCAGGCCGTACGTCTCGAACGTCCTCGATCCGTTCGTCACCGGCTTCGATCGGATGGGGATGACGCCAAACGGCGTTAGCGTGCTGGCGTTCGGGATGGCAGTCGCCGCCGCCGTCACCTTCTACCTCGGTGGGACGACGGATCGGATCTGGTACGTCGTCGCCGCCGCTCTGGTCTTTCTGAACGGCTGGCTCGACGTCGTCGATGGTGCGCTCGCGCGCGAACAGAACGTTGCCTCCGCCGGTGGAGATCTGCTGGATCACGTGCTGGACCGGTACGCCGACATCGTCGTCGTCGGTGGCCTCGCTGCAGGTGTCGGCGACTACCTGCTCGGGTTCGCAGCGGTCACCGGCGTCGTGATGACCTCGTACCTTGGCACCCAGGCCGAGGCGGTCGGCCTCGAGCGCGTCTACGGGGGGGTCGTCGGTCGTGCGGATCGGCTCGCGATCATCGGCGTCGTCGCCGTCTTCGCGTATCCGCTTTCGGGGACGTACGCTGGGTTCACGCTCGTCGGCTGGCTGCTCGTCTTCCTCGCAGTTGTCGGACACCTCACCGCCGTCCAGCGGTTCTACTACGCCTGGCGAGCGCTCGAGTGA
- the hisC gene encoding histidinol-phosphate transaminase yields the protein MHPRDLSDHVAYEAGRGIEEVARELECDPADLVKLASNENPHGPSPAAVVAIRDTALDVSSYPKAAHTDLVAAIAERWGVTDEQVWLANGGDGAIDYLHRATLEPGDGVLVPTPGFAYYGMSARYHHGEVGEYALSRADDFAQTAETVLESYDGERVVWVTSPHNPTGSTMALAEIERLAAETDEETLVVVDEAYGEFADHDSAVDLIEGRNGYDARDDVAVLRTFSKAYGLAGVRLGYAVVPGEWSEAYARVNTPFAASELACRAGLAALEDDEHVERTVETARKSRTAMYETIDAPVWDSEGNFVLVDVGDATAVAETMQERGVIVRDCSSFGLPECIRITCGTEDETDRAIETLNEVLATGAEDADGETEVTDV from the coding sequence ATGCACCCGCGCGACCTGTCCGACCACGTCGCATACGAGGCGGGTCGCGGGATCGAGGAAGTCGCTCGCGAACTCGAGTGTGATCCCGCCGATCTCGTCAAGCTCGCCTCGAACGAGAATCCACACGGCCCCTCGCCTGCAGCCGTCGTGGCGATCCGCGACACCGCCCTGGACGTGAGTTCCTACCCCAAGGCCGCCCACACCGACCTCGTCGCCGCCATCGCCGAGCGCTGGGGCGTCACCGACGAGCAGGTCTGGCTCGCAAACGGCGGCGACGGCGCGATCGACTACCTCCATCGGGCGACCCTCGAGCCGGGCGACGGCGTGCTCGTGCCCACGCCCGGCTTCGCCTACTACGGCATGAGCGCGCGCTATCACCACGGCGAAGTCGGCGAGTACGCCCTCTCGAGGGCCGACGACTTCGCACAGACAGCCGAGACGGTCCTCGAGAGCTACGACGGCGAGCGGGTGGTCTGGGTTACGAGCCCGCACAACCCGACCGGGTCGACGATGGCGCTTGCGGAGATCGAACGCCTGGCCGCCGAAACCGACGAGGAGACGCTCGTGGTCGTCGACGAGGCGTACGGAGAGTTCGCCGATCACGACAGCGCCGTGGACTTAATCGAGGGACGGAACGGATACGACGCTCGTGACGACGTGGCCGTCTTGCGGACGTTCTCGAAGGCCTACGGTCTCGCCGGCGTTCGGTTGGGGTACGCCGTCGTCCCTGGGGAGTGGAGCGAGGCCTACGCCCGGGTGAACACCCCCTTCGCGGCGAGCGAACTCGCCTGCCGGGCCGGACTGGCTGCCCTCGAGGACGACGAACACGTCGAGCGTACCGTCGAGACGGCCCGCAAATCGCGTACGGCCATGTACGAGACGATCGACGCCCCCGTCTGGGACAGCGAGGGGAATTTCGTCCTCGTCGACGTCGGCGATGCGACGGCGGTCGCCGAAACGATGCAAGAACGCGGTGTCATCGTTCGCGACTGCTCGAGCTTCGGGCTCCCCGAGTGCATCCGGATCACCTGCGGTACCGAAGACGAGACCGATCGCGCGATCGAGACGCTCAACGAGGTGCTCGCGACCGGAGCGGAAGACGCCGACGGAGAGACCGAGGTGACCGACGTGTGA
- a CDS encoding YeeE/YedE family protein, with protein MIVEALPLSLVAELFPNGIERYAVGGLLVGLGAAVIYVGTGIAAGASTFLESTLSYVSKKSRFQQFRFSRDWRIVFTVGIMLGASIYAVFWQGGAWTTDVQPWRLLLGGVLVGIGTRIGKGCTSGHGVCGMGSASRTSIVGVMTFLAVAIGTAQLVQALGVSP; from the coding sequence ATGATAGTCGAAGCCCTCCCGCTGTCGCTGGTCGCTGAACTGTTCCCCAACGGGATCGAACGCTACGCCGTCGGCGGACTGCTCGTCGGACTCGGCGCGGCAGTGATCTACGTCGGTACAGGGATCGCCGCTGGTGCGAGTACGTTCCTCGAGTCGACGCTGTCGTACGTCTCGAAGAAGTCGCGGTTCCAGCAGTTCCGATTCTCCCGGGACTGGCGGATCGTCTTCACCGTCGGGATCATGTTGGGTGCGTCGATCTACGCCGTCTTCTGGCAGGGCGGGGCCTGGACGACCGACGTCCAGCCCTGGCGGCTCCTGCTCGGTGGCGTCCTCGTCGGGATCGGTACTCGAATCGGGAAAGGCTGTACGTCGGGCCACGGCGTCTGTGGCATGGGATCGGCCTCCAGAACGTCGATCGTCGGCGTGATGACGTTTCTCGCCGTCGCGATCGGCACCGCACAACTCGTCCAGGCACTGGGGGTGAGTCCGTAA
- the tpiA gene encoding triose-phosphate isomerase: MFVLVNLKTYPCDPVAVAEAARDVHETTDAARIAVAPQAPHIERVAETGVETWAQTVDPVEYGSNTGHTLAEGVADAGAVGTLINHSEHRLKLADVDGAVRAAERADLETVVCANNPAQIGAAAALGPDAVAVEPPELIGTGTPVSQADPDVVEDAVTAAANVDDDVSVLCGAGISTGEDVTAAGELGADGVLLASGVAKADDPRAALEDLVAPL; this comes from the coding sequence ATGTTCGTCCTCGTCAACCTGAAGACGTATCCGTGTGACCCGGTCGCCGTCGCCGAAGCCGCCCGCGACGTACACGAGACGACGGATGCAGCACGCATCGCCGTCGCGCCGCAGGCTCCACACATCGAACGCGTCGCAGAGACCGGCGTCGAGACGTGGGCCCAGACTGTCGATCCGGTCGAGTACGGCAGCAACACCGGCCACACGCTCGCGGAGGGCGTCGCCGACGCCGGAGCCGTCGGCACCCTGATCAACCACTCCGAGCACCGGCTGAAACTCGCCGACGTCGACGGTGCAGTCCGGGCGGCCGAACGAGCCGACCTCGAGACGGTCGTCTGTGCGAACAATCCCGCCCAGATCGGGGCCGCTGCGGCGCTCGGCCCCGACGCCGTCGCCGTCGAGCCGCCCGAACTGATCGGTACCGGGACGCCCGTCAGCCAGGCCGATCCCGACGTCGTCGAAGATGCCGTCACAGCCGCGGCGAACGTCGACGATGACGTCTCGGTGCTCTGTGGGGCCGGAATCAGCACCGGCGAGGACGTAACCGCTGCCGGCGAACTCGGTGCCGACGGCGTCTTGCTCGCAAGCGGCGTCGCGAAAGCCGACGACCCACGAGCCGCACTCGAGGACCTGGTCGCACCGCTGTAG
- a CDS encoding adenylate kinase family protein yields MRVAVTGTPGTGKTTATDRLETCLEVLHLNELIEDDGLYEAVDADRDSVVADLEALEERLAEREDVVIESHLAHHLEADRVAVLRCRPDELERRLSDRGESEEKAAENAESEALDVILAEAVENHGLESVYEIDTTGREPEAVAADLEAVIAGEREPSAGEVDFLEFLS; encoded by the coding sequence ATGAGAGTTGCCGTCACCGGGACGCCGGGAACGGGGAAGACGACCGCAACGGACCGCCTCGAGACCTGTCTCGAGGTACTCCATCTCAACGAACTGATCGAGGACGACGGGTTATACGAGGCGGTCGACGCCGACCGCGACAGCGTCGTCGCCGATCTCGAGGCCCTCGAGGAGCGACTCGCCGAGCGCGAGGACGTCGTGATCGAGTCCCACCTCGCCCACCACCTCGAAGCCGACCGGGTCGCGGTGTTACGTTGTCGTCCCGACGAGCTCGAGCGACGACTCAGCGATCGCGGCGAGAGCGAAGAAAAGGCCGCCGAGAACGCAGAGAGCGAAGCGCTCGACGTGATCCTCGCCGAGGCGGTCGAGAATCACGGCCTCGAGTCGGTCTACGAGATCGACACGACCGGCCGCGAGCCGGAGGCGGTAGCAGCCGACCTCGAGGCCGTAATCGCAGGCGAGCGCGAACCGAGTGCCGGCGAGGTTGACTTCCTCGAGTTCCTCTCATGA
- the purL gene encoding phosphoribosylformylglycinamidine synthase subunit PurL: MSLPDSDRELVVSELEREPTQAEAALFENLWSEHCAYRSSRPLLSAFESEGEQVVVGPGDDAAVVAVPTDEEEDDVYITMGIESHNHPSYVDPFDGAATGVGGIVRDTMSMGAYPIALADSLYFGEFDREHSKYLFEGVVEGISHYGNCIGVPTVAGSVDFHPDYEGNPLVNVACVGLTNEERLVTAEAQEPGNKLVLVGNATGRDGLGGASFASEDLDEDAETEDRPAVQVGDPYAEKRLIEANEVLVEESLVEAARDLGAAGLGGASSELVAKGGLGAHIELASVHQREPNMTALEILIAESQERMCYEVEPENVDRVEEIAEKFDLGCSVIGEVTDGNYVCTFEGETVVDVDAYFLGEGAPMNDLPTTEPPEPDVDVPEVDLETAFETVLSSPNTASKEWVYRQYDHEVGTRTSVGPGDDAAIIALREAGTGLAISAGAAPNWTDTAPYEGAKAVALENATNVAAKGATPLAAVDCLNGGNPEKPDVYDGFTGIVDGLAEMCADLETPVVGGNVSLYNDSESGPIPPTPTLALVGTKGGYDAPALDASPDGDLLLVGDLGLESGEPRLGGSEYLARFDGSDRFPTLPENPADIVETLAEVADDEATLAAHDVSHGGLAVALAEMVTAEAGLEVSLPNGVDAAGALFHEQAGRALVQTTDPDAVREAFDDVAPVVSIGTATDDGELTIAVGDETVATDAAAIREHRSVIEDTLE, translated from the coding sequence ATGAGTCTTCCCGATTCGGACCGCGAACTCGTCGTCTCCGAGCTCGAGCGCGAGCCCACGCAGGCGGAGGCGGCGCTGTTCGAGAACCTCTGGAGCGAACACTGTGCGTACCGCTCCTCGAGACCGCTGCTCTCGGCGTTCGAGAGCGAGGGCGAGCAGGTCGTCGTCGGGCCGGGTGACGACGCGGCGGTCGTCGCCGTGCCGACGGACGAAGAGGAGGACGACGTCTACATCACGATGGGGATCGAGAGCCACAACCACCCCTCCTACGTCGACCCGTTCGACGGCGCGGCCACCGGCGTCGGCGGCATCGTCCGGGACACGATGTCGATGGGGGCCTACCCCATCGCGCTCGCGGATTCGCTTTACTTCGGCGAGTTCGACCGTGAACACTCGAAGTACCTCTTCGAGGGCGTCGTCGAGGGGATCAGCCACTACGGCAACTGCATCGGCGTCCCCACCGTGGCAGGCAGCGTCGACTTCCACCCCGATTACGAGGGCAACCCACTCGTCAACGTCGCCTGTGTCGGCCTGACGAACGAGGAGCGCCTCGTCACCGCCGAAGCCCAGGAGCCCGGCAACAAACTCGTGCTCGTGGGCAACGCCACGGGTCGTGACGGCCTTGGCGGGGCCTCCTTCGCGAGCGAGGATCTCGACGAGGACGCAGAGACCGAGGACCGCCCCGCGGTCCAGGTGGGCGACCCCTACGCCGAGAAACGACTCATCGAGGCAAACGAGGTCCTCGTCGAGGAGAGCCTGGTCGAGGCCGCACGCGACCTCGGTGCCGCTGGGCTGGGTGGGGCCTCGAGCGAACTGGTCGCGAAAGGCGGGCTGGGTGCCCACATCGAACTCGCGTCTGTCCACCAGCGCGAGCCGAACATGACCGCCCTGGAGATCCTCATCGCCGAGTCCCAGGAGCGGATGTGCTACGAAGTCGAACCCGAGAACGTCGACCGCGTCGAGGAGATCGCCGAGAAGTTCGACCTCGGTTGCTCGGTCATCGGCGAGGTCACCGACGGTAACTACGTCTGTACGTTCGAGGGCGAGACGGTCGTCGACGTCGACGCCTACTTCCTCGGTGAGGGTGCGCCGATGAACGACCTGCCGACCACGGAGCCGCCCGAACCGGACGTCGACGTCCCCGAGGTCGACCTCGAGACGGCGTTCGAGACCGTCCTCTCGAGTCCGAACACGGCCTCCAAAGAGTGGGTCTACCGGCAGTACGACCACGAGGTCGGCACGCGCACGAGCGTCGGGCCGGGTGACGACGCGGCCATCATCGCCCTGCGAGAGGCCGGGACGGGGCTGGCGATCTCTGCCGGTGCCGCACCGAACTGGACTGACACGGCCCCCTACGAGGGCGCGAAGGCGGTCGCGCTGGAGAACGCGACCAACGTCGCCGCGAAGGGGGCAACGCCGCTTGCCGCGGTCGACTGTCTCAACGGCGGCAATCCCGAGAAGCCGGACGTCTACGACGGCTTCACCGGGATCGTCGACGGCCTCGCGGAGATGTGTGCCGACCTCGAGACGCCGGTCGTCGGCGGGAACGTCTCGCTGTACAACGACTCCGAGAGTGGACCGATCCCGCCGACGCCGACGCTCGCACTCGTGGGTACGAAAGGCGGCTACGACGCACCCGCACTCGATGCCAGCCCCGACGGCGACCTGTTGCTCGTTGGCGACCTCGGGCTCGAGTCCGGCGAGCCCCGCCTCGGCGGCTCGGAGTATCTCGCCCGCTTCGACGGCAGCGATCGGTTCCCCACGCTGCCCGAAAATCCGGCCGACATCGTCGAGACGCTGGCCGAGGTCGCCGACGACGAGGCGACGCTCGCGGCCCACGACGTGAGCCACGGCGGGCTCGCAGTTGCACTCGCCGAGATGGTGACCGCGGAGGCCGGCCTCGAGGTCTCTCTGCCCAACGGCGTCGATGCGGCCGGCGCACTGTTTCACGAACAGGCGGGTCGGGCGCTCGTCCAGACGACCGATCCCGACGCGGTTCGGGAGGCGTTCGACGACGTCGCACCGGTCGTCTCGATCGGGACGGCCACCGACGACGGTGAGTTGACGATCGCGGTCGGCGACGAGACGGTCGCGACGGACGCGGCGGCGATTCGTGAACACCGGTCGGTCATCGAGGACACACTCGAGTAG
- a CDS encoding multiprotein bridging factor aMBF1, whose protein sequence is MVQCEMCGAETSTPKTIKVEGAELDVCSNCTDFGTEVKTGSSSSSTSTKYSTGSGGSGSGSGSTGGASGNSSTSGGSGSSQRRSDMFDDMDELATDYDDRIRRAREQKGLSQSELANQLNEKASLIRKLERGDTLPSDDVQAKLERHLEVSLSGESGSSDDTEWSGGSASGSYTLGDVVERKD, encoded by the coding sequence ATGGTTCAGTGTGAGATGTGTGGTGCCGAGACGTCGACCCCGAAGACTATCAAGGTCGAAGGTGCCGAACTGGACGTCTGTTCTAACTGTACCGACTTCGGTACCGAGGTGAAGACGGGGAGTTCGAGCTCGAGCACCTCGACGAAGTACTCGACAGGGTCGGGTGGATCGGGGTCCGGATCCGGATCGACCGGAGGCGCCTCGGGTAACTCGAGTACGAGCGGTGGCTCCGGCAGTTCTCAACGCCGTTCGGACATGTTCGACGACATGGACGAGCTCGCGACCGATTACGACGATCGTATCCGTCGGGCTCGCGAGCAGAAAGGACTGAGCCAGTCCGAGCTCGCGAACCAGCTCAACGAGAAAGCGAGTCTGATTCGCAAACTCGAGCGCGGCGACACTCTCCCGAGTGACGACGTACAGGCGAAACTCGAACGTCACCTCGAGGTGAGTCTCAGCGGCGAATCCGGAAGCAGCGACGACACGGAGTGGAGCGGCGGTTCGGCGAGTGGAAGCTACACGCTCGGTGACGTCGTCGAGCGCAAGGACTGA
- a CDS encoding polysaccharide deacetylase family protein: MSERVRSRSSTARSSDDGPRHTTVDTTRRVDGLPPDAEFALCLTHDVDRPYKGLRSLYYATQERPDYHLQTALSSSNPYWQFEELMAIEDELGVRSSFYFLNEQHLLDRPLTEWVSPANWVQHLGRYDVTAPEIEDVIRDLDAGGWEVGLHGSYHTPDDPARLSEEKTVLEDVLGRPVIGGRQHHLRLTVPDTWRHHRAIGLSYDASLGSPTECGFHASYRPLCPFGDEFLVFPLTIMDQALPDPGADFEAARRTCEQLLTEAAANDAVMTVLWHPRFFSEREFPGHRKLYRWLVERALSLGAWVGSPRDLRRELEVDLAEEREGRETDCNRVRERQSAVRPSTGGEA; the protein is encoded by the coding sequence ATGAGCGAACGAGTTCGGAGCCGATCCTCGACTGCGAGGTCGAGCGACGACGGACCGCGACACACGACGGTCGATACCACACGACGCGTCGATGGCCTCCCGCCCGACGCCGAGTTCGCGCTCTGTCTGACCCACGACGTGGACCGGCCGTACAAGGGACTGCGATCGCTGTACTACGCGACACAGGAACGGCCGGACTATCACCTGCAAACGGCGCTGTCGTCGTCGAACCCCTACTGGCAGTTCGAGGAGCTGATGGCCATCGAGGACGAACTCGGCGTGCGGTCTTCGTTTTACTTTCTGAACGAACAGCACCTGCTCGATCGCCCGCTCACCGAATGGGTCTCGCCTGCGAACTGGGTCCAGCATCTGGGTCGGTACGACGTCACCGCTCCCGAGATCGAAGACGTCATCCGGGACCTCGACGCCGGCGGGTGGGAGGTCGGCCTCCACGGTTCGTATCACACCCCGGACGATCCGGCACGACTGTCCGAGGAGAAGACCGTCCTCGAGGACGTCCTTGGCCGGCCCGTAATCGGCGGTCGTCAGCATCACCTCCGCCTTACGGTACCCGACACGTGGCGACACCACCGGGCGATCGGTCTCTCGTACGACGCGAGTCTGGGCTCGCCGACCGAGTGTGGCTTTCACGCGAGCTATCGACCCCTGTGTCCGTTCGGAGACGAATTTCTCGTCTTCCCGCTGACGATCATGGACCAGGCACTGCCGGATCCGGGAGCCGACTTCGAGGCGGCACGCCGGACCTGCGAGCAGTTGCTGACCGAAGCCGCGGCCAACGACGCTGTCATGACGGTCCTCTGGCACCCGCGCTTTTTCAGCGAACGGGAGTTCCCCGGCCACCGAAAGCTGTACCGATGGCTGGTCGAACGGGCGCTGTCGCTCGGTGCCTGGGTCGGCTCGCCGCGTGACCTTCGGCGGGAACTCGAGGTCGACCTCGCCGAAGAACGCGAGGGTCGAGAGACCGACTGCAATCGCGTCCGAGAGCGTCAGTCAGCGGTTCGGCCGTCGACCGGGGGGGAAGCATGA